The following coding sequences lie in one Micropterus dolomieu isolate WLL.071019.BEF.003 ecotype Adirondacks linkage group LG15, ASM2129224v1, whole genome shotgun sequence genomic window:
- the comtd1 gene encoding catechol O-methyltransferase domain-containing protein 1 has protein sequence MATDIKMLFCIGLAVVLTGVGKSAFVGKSHGGGKDDPVLQYVVNNSLRENPVLTKLRLRTLEDPFSIMMVASEQAQFMANLIKLINATKAIEIGMYTGYNALSMALAMPENGRVVACEIEDTYVDIAKPFFKEAGVENKIDVQHEIAMKTLDKLIAAGEAGTYDFVFIDADKKNYDRYYEKSLELIRKGGIIAIDNVLWSGKVVNPTPDDLTSQTLDALNKKLHKDQRIDLSMLTVADGLTIAIKR, from the exons ATGGCTACAGacattaaaatgcttttttgtaTTGGACTTGCTGTTGTACTAACAG GTGTGGGAAAGTCTGCGTTTGTTGGGAAGAGCCACGGCGGAGGGAAGGATGATCCTGTGCTGCAGTATGTTGTTAACAACTCACTGAGAGAGAACCCAGTCCTCACCAAACTAAGACTG agaACTCTTGAAGACCCATTCAGTATCATGATGGTTGCCAGCGAACAAGCCCAGTTCATGGCAAATCTCATCAAACTGATAAATGCAACTAAAGCTATTGAAATTG GGATGTACACAGGGTACAATGCACTGAGCATGGCTTTGGCCATGCCAGAGAACGGAAGAGTGGTAGCTTGTGAAATAGAAGACACCTATGTGGACATTGCCAAACCGTTTTTTAAAGAG GCTGGAGTTGAAAATAAGATAGATGTACAGCATGAAATAGCCATGAAAACACTGG ATAAACTGATAGCAGCCGGGGAAGCTGGTACATATGACTTTGTGTTCATAGatgctgataaaaaaaactatgacAGATACTATGAGAAGTCACTGGAGCTCATACGAAAAGGGGGCATCATTGCGATTGACAAT GTGCTGTGGAGCGGAAAGGTTGTGAATCCCACTCCAGATGACCTCACCTCCCAGACTCTGGACGCTCTCAATAAGAAGCTACACAAGGACCAGAGGATTGATCTGAGCATGCTCACTGTGGCCGACGGGCTGACCATTGCAATCAAACGCTAA
- the LOC123983977 gene encoding neurofilament light polypeptide, with amino-acid sequence MSHSMDNRLDFPYKTKRSALDTSVVFRGTSTGMNFGNPPSEKFNEKELMHGLNDRLAGFIDKVHHLEYQNHLLEREIEELRGKAKPASCLEEEYGPELRKLRELVQDITHQKHQIEIEHQNLEDQLSNLKRQHDQEARSRSDAESNIVVLKKDISDAYQAKLQLDKKAQALVDEIHFLKETHKAEVSEMFDQIQDAQVTAKEHEFGNPGVTAALRDIRAQLEGHTASGVQQVGETFRSQFARLTEATETKRKALKATQQEIQEYRRRLQAKNIELDCAKGTREALERQLHDVEDRHKEEMIHYQNTIKELENELINCKFDMSGYLREYQDLLNVKMALDVEILSYRKLLCGEEARLSTMSDTNMSLPYIYHQSPVYTLPCLSRPGGPRRRAEPQYKFVEEIITETTREIEMSEFEETGSEETEVGKDEQEATKRERGSSEEEKDNKDSREEEGELVSDSEQNQVGTSVNGGDDGSPGEVDDGEKGQKSKDESDESEAVDNEEDSGKDRNTQSKVLLSESLDEEENEQCQKVAENTEQEKEAAVTDLSAKPDKLKPEVPAEDGIVKKSDAGKKGDAEKACFISAQAKKPDETSTQVSDKTQEQSSIVQLQDKVPTLASETAEESTDLTAETKSSLTAEAEELSEKAQAPSSTKPKSEEKEDSERAPTETRKSEAKGDDKVVKSLQDAGNKGQDEESSLKCNVKNVPIEEDQMPSGGEKTQTGQTTLPKEKTTVNSGIKELLQGALESSQGQKSKLSEVTEKINDPQGKTEKVESSKLGK; translated from the exons ATGAGTCACAGCATGGATAACAGACTCGACTTCCCGTACAAAACAAAACGTTCGGCGTTAGATACCAGTGTCGTGTTTAGGGGGACGTCCACAGGCATGAATTTTGGAAACCCGCCATCTGAAAAGTTTAATGAGAAGGAATTGATGCATGGCTTAAACGATCGTCTCGCAGGATTCATAGATAAGGTGCACCACCTGGAGTACCAGAATCATCTGCTAGAGAGAGAAATTGAGGAGCTCAGAGGGAAAGCGAAACCCGCATCTTGTTTGGAGGAGGAATATGGACCAGAGCTCAGGAAACTGAGGGAGCTGGTTCAGGATATCACTCATCAGAAGCATCAGATTGAAATTGAGCATCAGAATTTAGAGGACCAACTGTCCAACTTGAAAAGACAACATGACCAGGAGGCGCGCAGCAGATCAGACGCAGAGAGCAACATTGTGGTCCTCAAGAAGGACATCAGTGACGCGTATCAGGCTAAACTACAGCTGGACAAGAAAGCCCAGGCTCTCGTGGATGAAATCCACTTCCTGAAGGAAACACATAAGGCTGAGGTGTCAGAAATGTTTGACCAAATCCAGGATGCGCAGGTGACTGCCAAGGAGCATGAATTTGGCAACCCCGGCGTCACTGCGGCACTCCGGGACATCAGGGCACAACTGGAAGGTCATACAGCGTCCGGCGTCCAGCAGGTAGGAGAAACTTTCCGATCTCAGTTTGCGAGATTAACGGAGGCAACTGAGACCAAGAGAAAGGCTTTGAAAGCGACCCAGCAAGAGATTCAGGAGTACAGGAGGCGCTTGCAGGCCAAGAATATCGAACTGGACTGCGCTAAAGGCACAAGGGAAGCGCTGGAGAGGCAACTTCATGACGTCGAGGATCGCCACAAGGAAGAAATGATTCATTACCAG AACACAATCAAAGAACTTGAAAACGAGCTCATAAACTGCAAGTTTGACATGTCTGGGTACCTGCGGGAATACCAGGACCTGTTAAATGTGAAGATGGCTTTGGATGTAGAGATACTGTCTTACAG GAAACTTCTCTGCGGTGAAGAGGCTCGGCTATCCACGATGTCAGACACCAACATGTCTTTGCCCTACATCTACCACCAGTCCCCCGTTTACACCCTGCCTTGCCTCAGCCGACCGGGAGGCCCGCGCAGACGCGCTGAGCCCCAGTACAAGTTTGTAGAGGAGATCATAACGGAGACCACCAGGGAAATTGAGATGTCAGAATTTGAGGAGACAGGGTCGGAGGAGACAGAGGTGGGAAAGGACGAGCAGGAGGCTaccaaaagagagagagggagcagtgAGGAAGAGAAGGATAATAAAGACAGTCGAGAGGAGGAAGGTGAGCTGGTGTCTGACAGTGAGCAGAATCAAGTAGGGACTTCAGTGAATGGAGGCGATGATGGGAGTCCTGGGGAGGTGGATGATGGTGAAAAAGGTCAGAAAAGTAAAGACGAGTCAGATGAGAGTGAAGCAGTTGACAACGAAGAGGACAGTGGCAAAGACAGAAATACTCAAAGCAAAGTTTTATTAAGTGAGAGCCTCGATGAGGAAGAAAATGAGCAATGTCAAAAAGTAgctgaaaacacagaacaagaGAAAGAAGCTGCAGTGACAGATCTCTCCGCAAAACCCGATAAGTTAAAGCCAGAGGTCCCTGCGGAGGATGGAATTGTGAAAAAATCTGATGCTGGTAAAAAAGGAGATGCTGAGAAAGCTTGTTTTATCTCAGCTCAAGCAAAGAAGCCTGATGAGACCTCGACCCAAGTGTCAGACAAAACTCAAGAGCAAAGCAGCATTGTTCAATTGCAAGACAAGGTTCCTACTTTGGCTTCAGAAACAGCTGAGGAATCCACAGATCTGACAGCAGAGACAAAGAGCTCTCTAACCGCAGAGGCAGAGGAGCTTTCAGAAAAGGCTCAAGCACCTTCAAGTACAAAACCCAAGAGTGAGGAAAAGGAAGACAGTGAAAGAGCGCCAACGGAAACACGTAAATCCGAAGCAAAAGGTGATGATAAAGTAGTAAAAAGCCTTCAAGATGCCGGCAATAAAGGCCAAGATGAAGAGTCATCtctcaaatgtaatgtaaaaaatgttccTATAGAGGAGGACCAGATGCCAAGCGGTGGGGAGAAAACCCAAACAGGCCAAACTACATTGCCAAAGGAAAAGACAACGGTCAATTCAGGAATCAAAGAATTACTTCAGGGGGCACTAGAGAGCAGCCAGGGTCAGAAATCAAAGCTGTCTGAAGTGACAGAGAAAATAAACGATCCTCAAGGTAAAACCGAGAAGGTGGAAAGTAGTAAGTTAGGGAAATGA